The nucleotide window TGTCGCCGCCTGAGTGGATCAAGGGTCTTCGTGATTTGACTAGGAAGTATGGTATCCTCTGGATAGATGATGAGGTTATGACTGGGTTTGGTAGGACTGGAAGGTGGTTCTGCTATCAACACTACGGAGTCACACCAGATATTATGACTATGGCGAAGGGTATAGTGAGTTCCCAGCTACCGGCTGCGGGTGTCGTTGTAAGCAAGGAGATAGCTCGTTTTCTAGAGGAGTACCGATGGTGGCATGCAGTTACCTTCTCGTCACACCCTGTCGTTATGGCTGCCGTCTGCGAGAACATCAAGTTTATGATGGAAGAAGATCTACCAGGTAGAGCCGCTAAGATGGGTGAATATCTTGGGAGAAGGCTCAATGAGTTAGAGCCCAAGCATAAATGCGTAGGCCAGGTTTCTGGGTTAGGTCTCTTCTGGGGAATAGAGCTTGTTAGAGATAAGAAGAAGAAAGAACCCTTCTTCCCTGAAGATCGCTTCACAAAAGGTGCGGGTGACGTCAGTAAGTGGGCCGTCAACATAGTTCAAGCGAAGGCGCTTGAGAAAGGGGTGTTAGTAGGAGGCTTCGCACCTAACTGCCTCAGAATAGGGCCAGCCTTGACAGTTACGCGGGAAGAGATCGATAGGGCTGTAGATGCGATAGACTACGCCTTAACTGCGCTCGATGCCGAGTGTAGAAGTTAGTACCATCCCTAGCATCATTTATTGAGTTCTGCTATATCAGATCTTAGTGGAGACCAGTGTTCATGTATAATGTACCAGTTGTCACCACGCTTTAGGAAAACAAAGGTGACTCTTGATGTGGATCTAAAATGGTCTTCCATTTTGCACTACATCATAATGTATATAGA belongs to Nitrososphaerota archaeon and includes:
- a CDS encoding aspartate aminotransferase family protein, yielding KILDFLSGLISVNAGQRQPRVIEAIKQALDRYGYVWEVMQTPYKSLAAKLIVEDILGKDGWAGKVRFTSSGSEANEEALIIAKLYTGKPFIISREFSYHGWTLGAGSCSTFRWWRGTLANSRGEYREVPGFPAQGFFVARAPFCYRCPYGYDSPSDCQSGGYVACLRDLEYMIQNLGPQNVAAIITEIISGGGLVVSPPEWIKGLRDLTRKYGILWIDDEVMTGFGRTGRWFCYQHYGVTPDIMTMAKGIVSSQLPAAGVVVSKEIARFLEEYRWWHAVTFSSHPVVMAAVCENIKFMMEEDLPGRAAKMGEYLGRRLNELEPKHKCVGQVSGLGLFWGIELVRDKKKKEPFFPEDRFTKGAGDVSKWAVNIVQAKALEKGVLVGGFAPNCLRIGPALTVTREEIDRAVDAIDYALTALDAECRS
- a CDS encoding SnoaL-like domain-containing protein — translated: MEDHFRSTSRVTFVFLKRGDNWYIIHEHWSPLRSDIAELNK